A genomic window from Glycine max cultivar Williams 82 chromosome 17, Glycine_max_v4.0, whole genome shotgun sequence includes:
- the LOC100775936 gene encoding uncharacterized protein, which translates to MTTSNLSISYHIGTTPSSSSSSMDWFSWLSRTTLEPSLIYDYGLTFARNELQLEDACYFNHEFLQSMGISIAKHRLEILKLVKKQEGGGAARPNKKLSGVIKKCLRKCMNKFVVSHDHHAVKHMPCSMVNVSVPPPLPPPPHEISWYHQGKLKGSLVRKQQQGSEELKEEKKEKPFPVPPIYRSRTIALSGPLEYGGRMHHEKMVHSRALKLSGPLDGRMHERMMMMNSTNSRTPLMPGPLDARFVATTKSPRVSGPLDPRVLVENRSPRLPRPSDAARAETESPMGYSPYNKPKADFDFDDDDHTLWPSLFQDLKPT; encoded by the coding sequence ATGACCACTTCAAACCTTAGCATATCCTACCATATTGGCACAaccccatcatcatcatcatcatccatgGACTGGTTCTCTTGGCTATCCAGAACCACTCTTGAACCTTCCTTAATCTACGACTATGGCCTCACCTTTGCCCGCAACGAGCTCCAATTGGAAGATGCTTGCTACTTCAACCACGAGTTTCTTCAGAGCATGGGAATCTCAATTGCCAAGCACAGGCTAGAGATTCTCAAGCTTGTGAAGAAACAAGAAGGAGGAGGAGCAGCACGGCCCAATAAGAAGCTCTCTGGGGtcatcaaaaagtgcctaaggAAGTGCATGAACAAGTTTGTTGTTTCTCATGATCATCATGCAGTCAAACACATGCCATGCTCCATGGTGAATGTGTCAGTGCCGCCaccactaccaccaccaccacatgAGATTAGTTGGTACCATCAAGGGAAATTAAAAGGGTCACTTGTGAGGAAGCAACAACAAGGGAGTGAGGAacttaaggaagaaaaaaaagagaagcctTTCCCTGTGCCTCCTATATATAGAAGCAGAACCATAGCACTTTCAGGACCTTTGGAATATGGTGGTAGAATGCATCATGAGAAAATGGTCCACAGCAGGGCCTTGAAGCTATCTGGACCACTTGATGGAAGAATGCATGAgagaatgatgatgatgaatagTACTAATAGTAGAACCCCTTTAATGCCTGGGCCTTTGGATGCAAGATTTGTGGCCACAACTAAGAGTCCAAGAGTGTCTGGGCCTCTGGATCCAAGAGTGTTGGTTGAGAATAGAAGCCCGAGACTGCCACGGCCTTCGGATGCAGCAAGGGCTGAAACTGAGAGCCCAATGGGTTACAGTCCTTATAACAAGCCCAAagctgattttgattttgatgatgatgatcacaCCCTCTGGCCTTCACTGTTCCAAGATCTCAAACCaacttga
- the LOC100777901 gene encoding protein ANTAGONIST OF LIKE HETEROCHROMATIN PROTEIN 1, with translation MAKKRKPKKKPQNHNVNQSQNVAALIWRVTHSAESFLSQNDLVLLPSQSLRLESLISSIISHSPSPPLSPPHRDSWFSRFRSVSDSQWLHAFRMLKPTFSHLLHLLSPSLAPSFPHIAPDCVLAAALFRLAHAAPYPAVSRRFAISPADACRAFFAVCKALADNLGHLFELRTDSQRVVVGFGFSSLPNCFGVLGFARFKIDDSLLGENGALMVQALVDSEGRFLDVSAGWPSTMKPETILRETKLYREVEESKELLNGPSYNLSEGCLIPQYILGDSCFPLLPWLLTPYNRVNEEDSFGSAERAFNTAHDNAMGLLGDAFARLRASWRLLAASRKWKRDCVEHLPFVLVAGCLLHNFVLKFNEAMPDEGVEKEEGLPSFDGVEDESAVRVRDALALHLSRLSLRK, from the coding sequence ATGGCCAAAAAGCGCAAGCCCAAGAAGAAACCCCAGAATCACAATGTAAACCAAAGCCAAAACGTGGCCGCTTTGATTTGGCGAGTAACACACTCAGCAGAGTCCTTCCTCTCCCAAAACGACCTTGTTCTCCTCCCTTCCCAATCCCTCCGTCTCGAATCCCTAATCTCATCCATCATCTCCCACTCTCCCTCTCCGCCTCTCTCTCCGCCGCACCGTGACTCCTGGTTCAGCCGCTTCCGCTCCGTCTCCGATTCCCAATGGCTCCACGCCTTCCGCATGTTGAAGCCCACCTTCTCCCATCTCCTCCACCTCCTCTCCCCCTCCCTCGCCCCCTCCTTCCCCCACATCGCCCCCGACTGCGTCCTCGCCGCCGCCCTCTTCCGCCTCGCCCACGCCGCCCCCTACCCCGCCGTCTCCCGCCGCTTCGCCATCTCCCCGGCGGACGCCTGCCGCGCCTTCTTCGCCGTCTGTAAGGCCCTCGCTGACAACCTCGGCCACCTCTTCGAGCTCCGCACCGACTCCCAGAGGGTCGTGGTGGGGTTCGGGTTCAGCTCCCTCCCCAACTGTTTCGGGGTTTTAGGATTCGCTAGGTTCAAAATCGACGATTCATTATTGGGTGAAAATGGAGCTTTAATGGTTCAAGCCTTGGTGGATTCCGAAGGAAGGTTCCTGGACGTCTCAGCAGGGTGGCCAAGTACCATGAAACCCGAAACAATTTTGCGTGAGACTAAGCTTTATCGTGAGGTTGAAGAATCCAAGGAATTGTTGAATGGGCCGTCTTATAATCTCAGCGAGGGTTGTTTGATTCCGCAGTATATTCTGGGCGATTCTTGTTTTCCCCTTTTGCCTTGGCTTTTGACGCCTTATAATAGAGTGAACGAGGAAGATAGTTTTGGTTCCGCTGAGAGGGCCTTCAATACTGCGCATGACAATGCGATGGGGTTGCTTGGGGATGCGTTTGCGAGGCTTCGTGCCAGCTGGCGGCTTCTCGCGGCTTCCAGGAAGTGGAAGCGGGACTGTGTTGAGCATTTGCCCTTTGTGCTTGTTGCTGGTTGCTTATTGCATAATTTTGTTCTCAAGTTCAATGAGGCAATGCCGGATGAAGGGGTGGAAAAGGAAGAGGGGCTTCCTTCGTTTGATGGAGTGGAGGATGAGAGTGCTGTTAGGGTGAGAGATGCACTTGCTTTGCATTTGAGTAGGTTGAGCTTgagaaaatga
- the LOC112999967 gene encoding uncharacterized protein has protein sequence MESSEDPIIQVKDEQLMVSPLSGENPVHRTAYFIKPCVEDSTTLPHSMFSSGRTATVNSDHAKLLEVRYKGWHYPSAEWNTWVQQMQHKYECVWMKAGIDQAIKASTFQIRRNDELIIELAQRWCSKTNTFVFPWGEATITLEDMKVCWGYSVMGAPISSPLVSGEEREIEQKLIGVFRMFFKSKARRADHTPWMKHFMSNESRVEHEAFLSLWLSRFVFPGRSYTTILQEGLN, from the coding sequence ATGGAGTCATCAGAGGACCCCATCATCCAAGTCAAAGATGAACAACTCATGGTTTCACCATTATCCGGTGAAAACCCAGTTCACAGAACTGCTTATTTCATCAAACCTTGCGTGGAAGACTCGACAACTCTTCCTCATTCCATGTTCTCTTCTGGAAGAACAGCCACTGTCAATTCGGACCACGCGAAGTTGCTTGAAGTAAGATACAAAGGGTGGCATTACCCAAGTGCAGAATGGAATACATGGGTCCAACAAATGCAACACAAGTATGAATGTGTGTGGATGAAAGCTGGGATAGACCAGGCAATCAAAGCTTCAACTTTTCAAATCCGTAGGAATGATGAGTTGATCATTGAGCTTGCACAAAGATGGTGTTCTAAGACCAACACGTTTGTGTTTCCTTGGGGAGAAGCAACGATAACATTGGAGGATATGAAAGTTTGTTGGGGTTACTCTGTTATGGGAGCTCCTATTTCTAGCCCTCTTGTGAGTGGTGAGGAAAGGGAAATAGAACAAAAACTTATAGGAGTTTTTAGGATGTTTTTCAAATCTAAGGCCAGAAGGGCGGATCATACTCCATGGATGAAGCATTTCATGAGTAACGAGAGCCGAGTGGAGCATGAGGCGTTCTTGTCTTTGTGGTTGTCGAGGTTTGTTTTCCCTGGTAGATCATATACAACCATTTTGCAAGAGGGCTTAAACTAG
- the LOC100787328 gene encoding protein NUCLEAR FUSION DEFECTIVE 4, whose product MLRVKGGKRPPWVGLGAAVWVQIASGNGYCFPLYSHSLKSVLGFNQSQITLLGVANDIGENVGILPGLACNKFPPWLILFIGALFSFLGFGVLWLAITKTLDSLPFILLWFALAVATNSCAWLSTAILVTNMRNFPVSRGTVAGILKGYSGLSAAVFTQIYSVVFHNSSSKFLLFLAIGIPALCFSTMFLVRPCTPASGDDSAEKGHFLFIQGASVAMGLYILATTLLDNFIHIRDSVSYALLAVMILLLLAPLVIPIKMTLCPRKASSTEIPEEHVGSTDYLVQDGKDNVEPLLSSSSASGLGSFNDVVDGSAEVAMLLAEGEGAVRKKRRPKRGEDFKFTEALVKADYWLLFFVYFVGVGTGVTVLNNLAQIGIAQGMEDTTILLSLFSFFNFVGRLGGGVVSEYFVRTKTIPRTIWMTCTQIIMIFLYLVFAYAIKGTLYPAIAVLGICYGVQFSIVIPTVSELFGLKDFGLLSNFMALGNPLGAFLFSALLAGHIYDNEAAKQHGVGLIASSVACMGPNCFKLTFFTLAGVCIAGTISSIILTIRIKPVYQMLYAGGSFKLPQTSGH is encoded by the exons atgttgcGAGTGAAGGGAGGGAAGAGACCACCTTGGGTGGGACTTGGAGCTGCAGTGTGGGTTCAGATTGCTTCAGGAAATGGTTACTGTTTCCCTCTCTATTCCCATTCCTTGAAATCCGTTTTGGGTTTCAACCAGAGCCAGATTACCCTTCTTGGTGTTGCCAATGATATTGGTGAGAATGTTGGCATTCTTCCCGGACTCGCCTGCAACAAGTTTCCTCCTTGGCTCATTCTCTTCATCGGTGCTCTCTTTTCTTTCCTTGGTTTTGGTGTTCTCTGGCTTGCTATCACCAAAACACTTGATTCTCTTCCTTTCATCTTG CTATGGTTTGCACTTGCTGTTGCTACCAACAGTTGTGCATGGTTATCTACTGCTATTCTTGTCACCAACATGAGAAATTTCCCTGTCAGTAGAGGCACAGTTGCAGGAATCCTGAAAGGTTATTCGGGACTCAGTGCTGCAGTTTTTACTCAAATTTACAGCGTGGTTTTTCACAATTCTTCATCCAAGTTCCTTTTGTTTCTTGCCATTGGTATTCCTGCTTTATGCTTCAGTACCATGTTTCTTGTTCGGCCTTGTACTCCTGCTTCTGGTGATGATTCTGCTGAAAAGGGGCATTTTTTGTTTATCCAAGGTGCTAGTGTGGCCATGGGTTTATATATTCTTGCTACAACTCTACTTGACAACTTTATCCACATAAGGGACAGTGTTTCATATGCTTTGTTGGCTGTGATGATTCTTCTTCTCTTGGCTCCACTTGTTATCCCTATAAAGATGACACTGTGTCCCAGAAAAGCCTCTAGCACAGAAATTCCTGAGGAACATGTTGGATCTACAGACTATTTGGTTCAAGATGGCAAAGACAACGTAGAGCCATTGctatcatcttcatcagctAGTGGTCTTGGAAGTTTTAATGATGTGGTGGATGGTTCAGCTGAGGTGGCTATGCTTCTTGCTGAGGGTGAGGGAGCAGTGAGGAAGAAGAGAAGGCCCAAAAGAGGGGAAGATTTTAAGTTTACTGAGGCTCTAGTTAAGGCAGATTACTGGttactattttttgtttactttgttGGTGTTGGAACTGGGGTTACTGTACTTAATAATTTGGCTCAAATAGGCATTGCACAAGGTATGGAAGATACCACAATCTTGCTGTCACTTTtcagttttttcaattttgtgggTCGGCTTGGTGGAGGAGTTGTTTCAGAATATTTTGTCag GACAAAAACGATTCCAAGGACAATTTGGATGACATGCACGCAGATAATTATGATCTTCTTGTACCTTGTGTTTGCCTATGCTATCAAAGGAACCCTTTATCCTGCAATTGCAGTTCTTGGTATCTGCTACGGCGTGCAATTTTCCATAGTGATTCCCACTGTTTCGGAGCTTTTTGGTTTGAAAGACTTCGGTCTATTGAGCAACTTCATGGCTTTGGGGAACCCACTTGGTGCATTTCTTTTCTCTGCTCTTCTAGCAGGACATATATACGACAATGAGGCAGCAAAACAACACGGTGTAGGCCTCATTGCTTCAAGTGTTGCATGCATGGGTCCAAATTGTTTCAAGCTAACTTTTTTTACTCTGGCTGGTGTCTGTATTGCGGGAACCATCTCCAGCATTATCTTGACTATTAGAATTAAGCCCGTGTACCAAATGCTTTATGCTGGGGGTTCTTTTAAGCTACCTCAAACTTCAGGCCACTAA
- the LOC102668451 gene encoding serine/threonine-protein phosphatase 7 long form homolog — translation MASSSSSSSHVNIKSGPIDADVLWMQPKHVSEHVWNGEEDRKLHIRRAVPTYQGEEQIPEQIFPFLLQSGFAWIIKMGYLKINASLISALIERWRPETHTFHMRCGECTITLQDVSVLLGISVDGLPLIGPTNLDWADLCEELLGVRPQEDEIRGSVVKLSWLAHHFAQINNDDDEEQVRRFARAWILRFIGGVLFVDKSSNKVSLRYLQFLRDFEECGRYAWGAAVLGFLYREMCNATDYKTKSIGGMCILLQMWAWERCPTLAPKRTPSQVENTPLGHRWLRRGNQHIGNDDVRVFRRKLDIMKRHEFVWEPYPSTVISLLPPVCLVGSLAWYAVVPLICFQVIEWHQPDRVLRQFGMQQPIPESPSQPLNIHGITLKGKHDENWGQLFAPMIDQWNNRHAFRVDAYPRQEGLLSFNSDYMVWYRRKTKMFVDPANAKTATLGEVAEALQYMVSPQGRNTCTFDDLVPYVEKITILSEEQERVTEPVSHGPASERQFPAQQFHMLQSSIETQGIDRRRDIVEAEEYSQQMAERGHGMYYTPQTFAEYPTQMYQYPFQGHHTDTSASQQSFGGVAETQAHFSWPTMTPSQQYHGPIPTPNAPLGTQWNVPGPIPNTGDLFGVDLRHAFSAEADEEEAGRHRGRRNPDRQARRWDRPCGTSSRHHGHQNE, via the exons atggcatcttcatcatcatcttcatcacatGTTAACATTAAGTCTGGTCCCATCGATGCTGATGTATTATGGATGCAACCTaaacatgtttcagaacatgtttggaatggggaagaagataggaaattacatatcagacgagctgtccccacgtatcaaggggaagaacaaattcctgagcaaatttttccttttcttctacaATCTGGTTTCGCCTGGATTATCAAGATGgggtacttaaaaataaatgcctcATTAATTAGTGCTctgattgaaagatggaggccagaaacacatacctttcacatgagatgcggagaATGTACTATTACTCTCCAAGACGTCTCTGTATTGTTAGGTATAAGTGTGGATGGTTTACCATTAATCggtccaacaaatcttgattgggctgatttatgtgaggaattattgggagtcagaccacaagaagatgaaattagaggtagtgtggttaaattaagttggctggctcaccattttgcCCAAATAAATAATGACGACGACGAAGAACAAGTACGAAGGTTTGCCCGTGCATGGATATTGAGATTCATTGGAGGTGTCTTGTTCGTTGATAAAAGCAGTAACAAAGTTTCGCTAAGataccttcaatttttacgtgactttgaagaatgtggcagatatgcatggggagctgccGTACTTGGTTTTCTATACAGAGAGATGTGCAATGCCaccgattataaaactaaatcaatcggaggtatgtgcatcttactacaaatgtgggcatgggaacgatgtccaaccttggctccaaagaggactccttcCCAAGTAGAAAATACACCACTGGGGCATAG gtggctgcgacgtggaaaccaaCATATCGGCAATGATGATGTGAGAGTTTTTCGTCGCAAGTTAGATATTATGAAACGTCATGAG tttgtgtgGGAGCCGTACCCATCAACCGTAATATCACTGTTGCCTCCCGTTTGTTTAGTCGGAAGTCTCGCGTGGTAcgcggtggtgccactaatttgtttccaagttattgagtggcaccaaccggaCAGAGTATTGAGACAATTTGGGATGCAACAGCCAATTCCAGAGTCTCCTTCACAACCCTTAAACATTCATGGCATAACATTGAAAGGGAAACATGACGAAAATTGGGGGCAATTGTTCGCCCCAATGATTGATCAGTGGAATAATCGCCATGCATTTAGGGTCGACGCTTATCCCCGACAAGAAggcctattgagttttaactcggactacatggtctggtataggcgaaagacaaagatgtttgttgacccAGCAAATGCAAAGACggctacattg GGTGAAGTTGCGGAGGCATTACAATACATGGTgtctcctcaagggaggaaTACATGCACatttgatgatctcgtgccttatgtggaaaaaattacaattttatccgaagagcaagagagagtcactgagccagtgtcacatggtcccgcatcagagcgtcaatttcctgcacaacagtttcacatgcttcagtCAAGTATTGAAACTCAGGGGATAGACAGAAGAAGGGACATTGTTGAAGCGGaagaatattcccaacaaatggcggagcgtggccatggaatgtattacacgccacaaACATTTGCTGAGTATCCGACCCAGATGTATCAATATCCTTTTCAGGGTCATCACACTGATACTTCTGCAAGCCAGCAATCGTtcggtggtgttgcggaaacacaagctcatttttcatggcccacaatgaccccttcacagcaatatcatggcccaattccaacacctaatgccccGTTAGGAACACAATGGAATGTACCGGGACCAATACCTAATACGGGTGACTTATTCGGTGTTGATTTGCGGCACGCATTTTCTGCGGAGGCTGACGAAGAAGAAGCGGGGAGGCATCGgggcagaagaaatcctgatcgccaagcacgaagatgggatcgaccatgtggcacatcctcacgaCATCACGGACACCAAAATGAATGA
- the LOC100786776 gene encoding uncharacterized protein, whose amino-acid sequence MEKMAAASRKPRSAVIGSLSSTPRFCNSHSTSSSSSSSAFASSTSSFTSRSSSFFHRSCSPTRVNLYGSTAPSVRFSLDRSVSPNRSISVAPRTGASRQSSSPHHQQKRTCMCSPTTHPGSFRCSLHKKSHAPAPYSPHRLNARRSAMTNSLVRIRGVEGDLVKRALAALIRPSSHQQRRRGDFYPRPSRLSVMSMAERGHLN is encoded by the coding sequence atGGAAAAAATGGCGGCAGCTTCTAGAAAACCAAGAAGCGCAGTAATTGGATCCCTTTCTTCAACCCCTAGGTTCTGCAACTCTCACTctacatcatcatcttcttcttcctcagctttcGCTTCTTCCACCTCCAGCTTCACCTCTCGCTCCTCCTCCTTCTTTCACCGCTCTTGCTCTCCAACACGTGTCAACCTCTACGGTTCCACCGCTCCCTCCGTCCGGTTCTCCCTCGACCGTTCGGTCTCTCCGAACCGCTCCATCTCGGTGGCGCCGCGAACCGGCGCTTCAAGGCAAAGCAGTAGCCCGCACCACCAGCAGAAGCGGACCTGCATGTGCTCGCCTACGACGCACCCTGGCTCCTTCCGTTGCAGCCTCCACAAGAAGAGCCACGCTCCGGCGCCGTACTCGCCGCACCGCCTCAACGCGCGCAGATCCGCGATGACGAACTCGCTCGTGAGAATTCGCGGCGTCGAAGGAGATCTCGTGAAGCGAGCTCTCGCCGCGTTGATTCGACCTTCCTCGCACCAGCAGAGAAGGCGAGGAGACTTTTACCCGAGGCCTAGCAGGCTCTCCGTTATGTCCATGGCAGAGAGAGGTCATTTGAATTGA